From Lagenorhynchus albirostris chromosome 15, mLagAlb1.1, whole genome shotgun sequence, one genomic window encodes:
- the LOC132505425 gene encoding zinc finger protein 239-like, with the protein MEKLPEQTSPESPCPSLEQEPRKSKDGETWTEDQLIIKQKTLEVGTQPHEGEECERNKHAGPYGYGQNFGHISDFIRQPHILMEEKSQMCNTCGKLFRRNTYRIQHEKIHTQEKPYECHECGKAFGHSSNLIQHQGIHTEEKPYECGECGKVFRRSSHLIQHQIIHTGEMPYLCNECGKAFGRSSSLLRHQRIHTMEKPYECTECGKAFSQSSNLTEHRRVHTRERPYECCDCGKAYSRNSHLIEHQRVHTGETPYDCNECGKSFSRSSLLIKHHRIHTGERPYECSECGKAFSRNSHLIQHQKTHSGVKPSECKECGKTFKYSSYLIDHLGIHS; encoded by the coding sequence ATGGTGAGACCTGGACTGAGGATCAAttaattataaagcagaaaactcTTGAAGTAGGGACACAGCCACATGAAGGAGAGGAATGTGAACGAAACAAACATGCGGGACCCTATGGGTATGGACAGAATTTTGGTCATATCTCAGACTTTATCCGACAGCCACACATTCTTATGGAAGAGAAATCTCAAATGTGCAACACTTGTGGCAAGCTATTCAGACGGAACACATACCGTATTCAGCACGAAAAAATCCACACACAGGAGAAGCCTTATGAGTGCcatgaatgtggaaaagcctttggCCATAGTTCAAATCTCATTCAGCATCAAGGAATCCACACCGAGGAGAAACCCTACGAATGCGGTGAGTGTGGGAAGGTCTTCCGGCGCAGCTCACACCTCATCCAGCATCAGATCATCCACACGGGGGAGATGCCTTACCTGTGTAATGAGTGCGGAAAAGCTTTCGGTCGGAGCTCAAGTCTCCTTCGACATCAGAGAATCCACACTATGGAGAAGCCCTATGAATGTACcgaatgtgggaaggccttcagccAGAGCTCAAATCTAACAGAACATAGGCGAGTTCACACCAGAGAGAGACCATACGAATGCTGCGACTGTGGGAAAGCTTACAGTCGTAACTCACACCTCATCGAACATCAGAGAGTCCATACAGGGGAGACTCCTTATGACTGTAATGAGTGTGGAAAATCTTTCAGTAGGAGTTCACTCCTTATCAAACATCATagaattcacactggagaaagaccCTATGAGTGTAGTGAATGCGGGAAGGCTTTTAGTCGGAACTCCCACCTTATTCAGCACCAGAAGACTCACAGTGGGGTAAAACCTTCtgaatgtaaagaatgtgggaaaaccttcaAGTACAGTTCATACCTTATTGATCACCTGGGAATCCATTCATGA